The Beijerinckiaceae bacterium RH AL1 genome has a segment encoding these proteins:
- a CDS encoding hypothetical protein (ID:RHAL1_00351;~conserved protein of unknown function;~source:Prodigal:2.6) has product MPGRLGIAGVVVSAVIALGGRGAAAAPSVDEQALRYYAAHGQTARVAAEALRLSRLDPSWHMPGDIADAKPVPEDEGPLWDLYRQGRLDEIAQAIAERQAAQPTWTPSAELVARMKTRRLRAALMDLAHQGRWAEVVRRAKEAGIDWAKDDAQALWTIAEAHAREHEAPEAFTVYRTILTTHDSRDERLATIEFAIPLIPMALTDRLVAMGRRDASGKSEFAAISTDITRARISAFLHDEPTDAPTEEDLAAFRAFARAATAPHEAGLVAWYAYKRHDDAQALEWFKIAIARGGDAMIAHGLAHTLRRLDRRREAEEVAYAWREPLTNNAILFIDLLETDLTREQPPVIEPARLARYAQVTLVSESGEGAQALAWYAYNTCQYETALRWFERATAWLPKEATVYGYALALQRLHRGTAFKDVVNRYDGLFPKVVALAFDDGIRKPRPTCETHRPEARDAIDWTGRTVADTRYMALVSRPIADAAVPVPSPSAIGAAQVPQRLRKRTTFPAAVDPENALRFTLDQGPRVTMPQVPSGAPLRARRVPGVGAMPYERAGLTLLPGYDGTLEASSPTAMERDAPVGTLWAIERARPAPHPVPLPQADRSADRPSEAKL; this is encoded by the coding sequence ATGCCTGGCCGGCTAGGAATCGCAGGCGTGGTCGTGTCGGCGGTCATCGCGCTCGGCGGGCGCGGGGCCGCGGCCGCGCCGTCTGTCGACGAGCAGGCGCTGCGCTATTACGCGGCGCACGGGCAGACCGCGCGCGTCGCGGCGGAGGCCCTGCGGCTGTCGCGGCTCGATCCGAGCTGGCACATGCCGGGCGACATCGCCGATGCGAAGCCGGTCCCGGAGGACGAAGGGCCGCTCTGGGACCTCTATCGTCAAGGCCGCCTCGACGAGATCGCGCAGGCGATCGCAGAGCGGCAGGCGGCACAGCCGACGTGGACGCCGTCCGCCGAGCTCGTGGCTAGGATGAAGACGCGCAGGCTGCGTGCCGCGCTCATGGACCTCGCGCACCAGGGCCGCTGGGCGGAGGTCGTCCGGCGCGCAAAAGAAGCTGGCATCGACTGGGCTAAGGACGATGCCCAGGCGCTCTGGACGATCGCCGAGGCCCACGCGCGAGAGCATGAAGCGCCCGAAGCCTTCACCGTCTACCGGACGATCCTGACAACGCACGACAGCCGTGACGAGCGGCTCGCGACGATCGAGTTCGCGATCCCTCTCATCCCCATGGCGCTCACCGATCGGCTCGTCGCCATGGGACGGAGAGACGCATCTGGCAAGAGCGAGTTCGCCGCCATCTCAACCGACATCACTCGCGCGCGCATCAGCGCGTTTCTCCACGACGAGCCGACTGACGCGCCGACGGAAGAGGACCTCGCCGCCTTCCGGGCGTTCGCCCGCGCAGCGACGGCGCCGCACGAGGCCGGCCTCGTCGCCTGGTATGCCTACAAACGACACGACGATGCGCAGGCGCTCGAGTGGTTCAAGATCGCGATCGCGCGCGGTGGCGACGCGATGATCGCGCACGGCCTCGCGCACACGCTGCGCCGGCTCGATCGCCGCCGCGAGGCGGAGGAGGTCGCCTACGCCTGGCGCGAGCCGCTGACCAACAACGCGATCCTCTTCATCGACCTGCTCGAGACCGATCTCACGCGCGAGCAGCCGCCGGTCATTGAGCCTGCGCGCCTCGCGCGCTACGCGCAGGTGACGCTGGTTAGCGAGTCGGGCGAGGGCGCGCAGGCGCTGGCTTGGTACGCCTACAACACCTGCCAATACGAGACGGCGCTGCGATGGTTCGAGCGCGCCACCGCCTGGCTGCCGAAGGAGGCGACCGTCTACGGCTATGCCCTCGCGCTGCAGCGCCTGCATCGTGGCACGGCGTTCAAGGACGTCGTCAACCGCTACGACGGGCTCTTTCCAAAGGTCGTGGCCCTCGCCTTCGACGACGGCATCCGCAAGCCGCGCCCAACCTGCGAGACGCATCGCCCTGAAGCGCGAGACGCGATCGACTGGACAGGGCGCACGGTGGCCGACACGCGCTACATGGCGTTGGTGTCGAGGCCGATCGCCGATGCGGCGGTGCCCGTGCCCTCGCCGTCGGCGATCGGGGCTGCACAGGTGCCGCAGCGCTTGAGGAAGCGCACGACTTTTCCGGCCGCCGTCGATCCCGAGAACGCTCTGCGCTTCACGCTCGACCAGGGGCCGCGCGTGACGATGCCACAAGTGCCGTCCGGCGCCCCGCTTCGCGCACGCCGCGTCCCAGGTGTCGGGGCCATGCCGTACGAGCGCGCCGGCCTAACCTTGCTGCCAGGCTACGACGGAACGCTCGAGGCGTCCTCGCCGACCGCGATGGAGCGTGACGCACCGGTCGGGACGCTGTGGGCAATAGAACGGGCTCGGCCGGCGCCGCATCCCGTACCGCTTCCGCAGGCGGACCGTTCGGCCGACCGGCCTTCGGAGGCCAAGCTGTGA
- a CDS encoding protein of unknown function (ID:RHAL1_00353;~source:Prodigal:2.6), translating into MSLRILVVEDDPICSEVLVSLLSAHGHVVEVAEDGFGAVGLAREASFDLVFVDYHLPEMDGYALARLLRGPDSVAGREFKMIALTGDCASLVARRGADTLFDRILAKPIDPDRLFALVAEMVAPPDSPRTVAPEASAPAFEDARCASEMLWRTRGLAQAPAAAVLPSPTAEEAARLSCCFRLVSPAEADCVLLLGAAGRAELEPVRMTGRGHLLPLLTIAADPLEACDALFEVGNGESWSLVASMLAGHARRAAKLSARWRESSDIDDRLLAYLFVGKRSLTFRRDALGATCVAESGGFTSSLVIEAAGRLAAKGLVFALPPKECPDGGQELTVELSARALQLLTQPHAAADTSHGTRVVA; encoded by the coding sequence ATGTCCCTTCGTATTCTCGTCGTCGAGGACGACCCGATCTGCAGCGAGGTCCTGGTGTCCCTGCTCTCGGCGCACGGTCATGTGGTCGAGGTGGCCGAGGATGGCTTCGGTGCCGTCGGCCTGGCGCGCGAAGCATCCTTCGACCTCGTTTTCGTGGACTATCACCTGCCGGAAATGGACGGCTACGCGTTGGCCCGCCTGCTGCGCGGACCCGACAGCGTCGCAGGGCGCGAGTTCAAGATGATCGCGCTGACCGGCGATTGCGCGAGCCTCGTGGCGCGACGCGGTGCCGATACCCTGTTCGATCGGATCCTCGCCAAGCCGATCGACCCCGATCGGCTTTTCGCGCTGGTCGCGGAGATGGTGGCCCCGCCCGATAGTCCTCGAACTGTCGCGCCAGAGGCGAGCGCGCCGGCCTTTGAAGACGCGCGATGCGCCTCCGAGATGCTGTGGCGCACGCGCGGCCTCGCCCAAGCCCCCGCTGCGGCGGTGCTTCCGAGCCCGACGGCGGAAGAGGCCGCGCGCCTGTCGTGCTGCTTTCGCCTGGTGTCGCCGGCCGAGGCAGACTGTGTCCTGCTGCTCGGAGCTGCGGGACGCGCCGAGCTGGAGCCCGTGCGGATGACCGGGCGCGGTCACCTGCTGCCTCTGCTTACGATCGCTGCGGACCCACTCGAGGCGTGCGATGCGTTGTTCGAAGTCGGGAATGGAGAGAGCTGGTCGCTCGTCGCCAGCATGCTCGCCGGCCACGCGAGGCGGGCTGCGAAGCTATCGGCGCGATGGCGCGAGTCGTCTGATATAGACGACCGGCTTCTGGCCTATCTGTTTGTCGGCAAACGAAGCTTGACGTTCCGGCGCGACGCCTTGGGCGCAACCTGCGTCGCCGAGAGCGGCGGCTTCACGTCGAGCCTGGTCATCGAAGCGGCAGGACGCCTGGCTGCAAAAGGCTTGGTGTTCGCCCTGCCACCGAAGGAATGCCCAGATGGCGGGCAGGAGCTGACCGTCGAGCTTTCAGCCCGAGCCCTGCAACTGCTGACGCAGCCACACGCCGCGGCGGACACATCCCACGGCACGCGTGTCGTCGCGTGA
- a CDS encoding hypothetical protein (ID:RHAL1_00352;~conserved exported protein of unknown function;~source:Prodigal:2.6), with translation MKRFKSRYIALAVVLLTVAGCVHEEDGGAASLEALAPTAAATGTSRPHAFVTLPSELGRMTAIHDSTFADGVRQEIVLDGGGAGLPRNTLIVLARTFSQPTLDDAVPLAKPTEGEIRGEISAAFPRVAMRVVERPSSNAYGPYGLAIGRAAGARCVFFWQWVDADRMPPDAAVKGPLSIRATLCRSGSSFDAIAAALDRLAVTRASDPTPALVVASVGREHRPRHPLVAARRKPEAVDAPIMHYQTIGAQRPREMAPALVSDLPPEALSGPRLASKQD, from the coding sequence GTGAAGCGCTTCAAGTCACGATACATCGCGCTCGCAGTGGTTCTGCTCACTGTGGCGGGGTGTGTGCACGAGGAAGACGGCGGCGCCGCCAGTCTCGAGGCGCTTGCGCCGACGGCGGCGGCCACGGGGACATCGCGCCCACATGCATTCGTGACCTTGCCGTCGGAGTTGGGTCGCATGACCGCGATCCATGACAGCACCTTCGCCGACGGCGTTCGCCAAGAGATTGTTCTCGATGGCGGCGGGGCAGGGCTTCCTCGCAACACACTGATCGTCCTCGCACGCACCTTTTCCCAGCCGACGTTGGACGACGCCGTGCCGCTCGCGAAGCCCACCGAAGGCGAGATCCGGGGGGAGATCTCCGCCGCGTTTCCACGCGTCGCCATGCGCGTGGTCGAGCGGCCCTCGTCGAACGCTTACGGTCCCTACGGTCTGGCGATCGGTCGGGCAGCGGGCGCGCGTTGCGTGTTCTTCTGGCAATGGGTCGACGCTGATCGCATGCCGCCCGACGCCGCAGTCAAAGGCCCGCTCTCGATCCGCGCGACGCTGTGCCGGTCGGGGTCGAGCTTCGATGCGATAGCGGCGGCGCTCGACCGGCTTGCGGTGACGCGGGCCTCCGATCCCACGCCCGCTCTCGTCGTCGCCAGCGTCGGACGCGAGCATCGACCGCGACACCCGCTTGTTGCAGCCCGGCGGAAGCCCGAGGCCGTCGATGCTCCGATCATGCACTATCAAACGATCGGCGCGCAGCGGCCACGCGAGATGGCGCCGGCCCTCGTCTCCGATCTCCCGCCGGAGGCCTTGTCGGGCCCGAGGCTCGCAAGCAAGCAGGACTGA
- a CDS encoding Cellulase (ID:RHAL1_00350;~source:Prodigal:2.6): protein MRSIAFALLLWMMSALAGVALAETPPVEKAPPLLGALHDVDAWQGFKKHFLTDTGRVVDTGNGGISHSEGQGYGMLLAVAANDRAAFDLIWGWTRANLMVRDDELMAWRWESGKRPAVADMNDASDGDILVAWALTEASAAWGALPYGVAARRIAVEVGRKLVVWHGAHGATLLPGVMGFSAEDRADGPVVNLSYWVFPAFARLPIVAPEFDWVGLGRNGLALVEQARFGSARLPTDWVSLHGAQPRPADGFPQRFSYNAIRIPLYVAWAGLGRQEVYTPFAASWHGQGAGPLPIIDTATGKPTEWLGEKGYAAIASLTACAADGTRFMPERRRVHLDESYYAVTLHLLALVAAQMRYPSCLAG, encoded by the coding sequence GTGAGATCGATCGCTTTTGCCTTGCTCCTCTGGATGATGTCGGCGCTTGCCGGCGTCGCCCTGGCCGAAACGCCGCCCGTCGAAAAAGCTCCGCCGCTTCTCGGCGCGCTGCACGATGTGGACGCGTGGCAGGGCTTCAAGAAACACTTCCTCACCGACACAGGCCGCGTCGTCGACACGGGCAACGGGGGCATCAGCCACTCCGAAGGCCAGGGCTACGGCATGCTGCTCGCCGTCGCGGCGAACGATCGCGCAGCCTTCGATCTCATCTGGGGCTGGACGCGCGCCAATCTCATGGTGCGCGACGACGAGCTGATGGCCTGGCGATGGGAGTCCGGCAAGCGCCCAGCCGTCGCCGACATGAACGACGCCTCCGACGGGGACATCCTTGTCGCATGGGCGCTGACCGAGGCCTCGGCGGCCTGGGGCGCGCTGCCCTATGGCGTCGCCGCGCGGCGCATCGCGGTCGAGGTGGGGCGCAAGCTCGTCGTCTGGCACGGGGCGCACGGCGCCACGCTGCTGCCGGGCGTCATGGGCTTCTCGGCCGAGGACCGTGCGGACGGGCCGGTCGTCAACCTGTCCTACTGGGTATTTCCCGCCTTCGCGCGCCTGCCGATCGTCGCGCCCGAGTTCGACTGGGTCGGCCTCGGCCGCAATGGTCTTGCGCTGGTCGAGCAAGCCCGCTTCGGCTCGGCCCGCCTGCCCACCGACTGGGTTTCGCTGCACGGGGCGCAGCCCCGGCCAGCCGATGGCTTCCCGCAGCGGTTCTCGTATAACGCCATCCGCATCCCGCTCTACGTGGCCTGGGCGGGCCTAGGCCGTCAGGAGGTCTACACGCCGTTCGCGGCTTCCTGGCACGGGCAGGGCGCGGGCCCGCTGCCGATCATCGACACCGCGACGGGAAAGCCGACCGAGTGGCTCGGCGAGAAGGGCTATGCGGCGATCGCGAGCCTCACCGCTTGCGCCGCGGACGGCACGCGCTTCATGCCCGAGCGGCGCCGCGTTCATCTCGACGAATCCTATTACGCCGTCACCCTCCACCTGCTCGCGCTGGTGGCCGCCCAGATGAGGTATCCGTCATGCCTGGCCGGCTAG
- a CDS encoding putative Cyclic di-GMP-binding protein (ID:RHAL1_00349;~source:Prodigal:2.6): MPFSQQLDLSTLGAAARATVLMVGLGGAVNALGLGASPAIAMPADAPHQDLLRHMPSTGHGPRLEGTADELHWSVFLTADQAAHATRFRLTYASAISVLPDASTLELDINGHTIGEEKIDASNGEAAIEMAIPAGTLKHGVNAVSVAAHHRHRVDCSMAATYELWTQIDAAASGLVLAAEDRGVTSVADLPALLPGADGRLPIHVLLAGKMELARLRRIMAATQTIAIAADALQPIIDFEQAADGTEGLDLALGTRDELRRLPQGSRISPDTVSLAIVPASPAGHPLLVVTGATDDAVEAALSGLAAAINENGLSQQQLPASEDPRHPRAGATSFTLADMGRPTRSSVGSLFHQAIDLALPADALLSDYGRATLDLAADYAGGLERAAQVRIDVNGRSAGIVRMARQSGGALSHDQLFLPLGQMHPGHNRIDLHAELPRQGDDTCAASAEGRFTLHDTTRLSLPTLARGLRLPDVGLATAGAVPYDRGTPHLVVPSPDRSTMAAALSLAARFAVAAGRPIPFAFSQQMPQSDDGSTLVVAAAQKLDPQLMRAIGLDPSAVETAWRDAAASKGVGAPRWWLRHSHAIPACQGGGLDAATPRLGSHADGPAEPTPILAHSSLIDWAITGTRGVRDWLDARVRLGRLPMWAHDAPTAVSASASLVLAQGMSPSSRRSVTTIVTAPTASGLLGSMACLFDPRVWPEARGRLAIIGGDGHVETTEATSFTYVASGLPSLGNTRLVVAQWFSLNPLAFAATALVMAVLLSGSTLWLVRNVGRRTP; encoded by the coding sequence ATGCCCTTCTCGCAGCAGCTTGACCTCAGCACCCTCGGCGCAGCTGCCCGCGCGACCGTGCTGATGGTCGGCCTCGGCGGCGCCGTGAACGCGCTTGGCCTGGGAGCCTCTCCAGCCATCGCGATGCCCGCCGACGCGCCGCATCAGGACCTGCTGCGGCACATGCCGAGCACCGGACATGGACCTCGGCTCGAGGGCACCGCCGACGAGCTCCACTGGTCGGTGTTCCTGACTGCAGACCAAGCGGCGCATGCGACACGCTTTCGCCTGACTTATGCCTCGGCGATCTCTGTTCTGCCCGACGCCTCGACGCTCGAGCTCGACATCAATGGTCATACGATCGGGGAAGAGAAGATCGACGCGTCGAACGGCGAGGCTGCGATCGAGATGGCCATCCCGGCCGGCACGCTGAAGCATGGCGTCAACGCGGTTTCGGTCGCCGCGCACCACCGTCATCGCGTCGACTGCTCGATGGCGGCGACCTATGAGCTTTGGACGCAGATCGACGCTGCTGCGAGCGGCCTCGTGCTCGCGGCCGAGGATCGCGGGGTGACCAGCGTCGCCGATCTGCCAGCGCTTCTGCCCGGCGCAGATGGTCGCCTGCCGATTCACGTCCTTCTCGCCGGAAAGATGGAACTCGCACGGCTGCGGCGCATCATGGCCGCGACCCAGACGATCGCCATCGCGGCAGACGCCCTGCAGCCCATCATCGACTTCGAGCAAGCCGCAGACGGCACCGAGGGTCTCGACCTCGCGCTCGGTACTCGAGACGAGCTGCGTCGGCTGCCGCAAGGATCGCGGATCAGCCCGGATACCGTGTCGCTGGCGATCGTTCCGGCTTCGCCTGCGGGCCATCCATTACTCGTGGTGACCGGAGCGACAGACGACGCCGTCGAGGCGGCGCTGTCCGGGCTTGCCGCCGCCATCAATGAAAACGGCTTGTCGCAGCAACAGCTTCCCGCGAGCGAAGACCCGCGCCATCCGCGAGCCGGAGCCACCAGTTTCACACTCGCCGACATGGGAAGGCCGACCCGCAGCTCCGTCGGCAGCCTCTTCCACCAAGCGATCGATCTCGCGCTGCCGGCCGATGCGCTGCTGTCGGACTATGGTCGCGCCACGCTCGATCTCGCGGCGGACTATGCCGGTGGCCTTGAGCGCGCGGCCCAGGTCCGCATTGATGTCAACGGACGCAGCGCCGGTATCGTCAGGATGGCGCGCCAGAGCGGCGGCGCGCTCTCGCACGATCAGCTCTTCCTGCCCCTCGGCCAGATGCATCCCGGCCACAATCGCATCGACCTCCATGCCGAGCTGCCTCGGCAGGGCGACGACACCTGCGCCGCATCCGCGGAGGGACGCTTCACGCTCCACGACACGACGCGCCTATCGCTTCCGACGCTGGCGCGTGGCCTGCGTCTGCCGGACGTCGGATTGGCGACGGCCGGCGCCGTTCCCTACGACCGTGGGACGCCGCATCTCGTCGTGCCGAGCCCCGATCGGTCGACAATGGCGGCCGCGCTCTCGCTTGCGGCGCGCTTCGCGGTCGCGGCCGGCCGGCCGATCCCATTCGCGTTTTCGCAGCAGATGCCGCAGAGCGACGATGGATCGACGCTCGTCGTCGCCGCCGCACAAAAGCTCGATCCTCAATTGATGCGCGCGATCGGCCTCGACCCGAGCGCCGTCGAGACCGCCTGGCGCGATGCGGCCGCGTCCAAAGGTGTGGGCGCGCCCCGCTGGTGGCTCCGGCACTCTCATGCCATTCCGGCTTGCCAGGGCGGAGGCCTCGACGCCGCAACGCCCCGGCTCGGCTCGCATGCCGACGGGCCTGCCGAGCCTACCCCGATCTTAGCGCATTCGAGCCTGATCGACTGGGCGATCACAGGCACTCGGGGTGTACGCGACTGGCTCGACGCGCGTGTCCGCCTCGGGCGACTGCCAATGTGGGCGCACGACGCGCCGACAGCCGTTTCGGCGTCGGCGTCGCTGGTCTTGGCGCAAGGCATGAGCCCCAGCTCGCGCAGGAGCGTCACGACGATCGTCACGGCGCCGACGGCTTCCGGACTCCTCGGCTCGATGGCCTGCCTGTTCGATCCGAGGGTCTGGCCGGAGGCCCGCGGCCGACTGGCCATCATCGGGGGCGACGGCCACGTCGAGACGACCGAGGCGACGTCGTTCACCTATGTCGCAAGCGGACTGCCGTCGCTCGGCAACACGCGGCTCGTCGTCGCGCAATGGTTCTCTCTCAATCCATTGGCATTCGCCGCGACGGCGCTCGTGATGGCCGTCCTCTTGAGCGGCTCGACCCTCTGGCTCGTGCGCAATGTCGGCAGGAGAACGCCGTGA
- a CDS encoding Carbonic anhydrase (source:Prodigal:2.6;~ID:RHAL1_00354) — MSSRSLTPAQALQKLKQGNAEYAAGRGSGNQADDSHLRKEFADKQEPFAVVISCSDSRVPSERVFNLALGDLFIVRNAGNTVVDTASLGSVQYAVAVLGVPLVLVMGHERCGAVRAATDVVTNNVSFPGSIGRMIEPILPSVLRVREQDGDLVENAVRENVRRMVAFLRTDPIIAEPLKSRSVIVVGARFDLDDGVVEFLEEA; from the coding sequence ATGTCGAGCCGTAGCCTCACGCCAGCACAGGCCCTGCAGAAGCTGAAGCAGGGCAATGCCGAGTACGCAGCGGGCCGCGGCTCCGGCAATCAGGCCGACGACAGCCATCTGCGCAAGGAGTTTGCGGACAAGCAGGAGCCGTTCGCCGTCGTGATCTCGTGCTCTGACTCGCGGGTGCCCTCGGAGCGCGTCTTCAACCTGGCGCTCGGCGACCTCTTCATCGTCCGCAACGCCGGCAACACCGTCGTCGACACTGCCTCGCTCGGCAGCGTGCAGTATGCGGTCGCCGTCCTCGGCGTCCCGCTCGTCCTCGTCATGGGGCACGAGCGGTGCGGCGCGGTGAGGGCGGCAACCGACGTCGTCACCAACAACGTGTCGTTCCCCGGCTCGATCGGCCGGATGATCGAGCCGATCCTGCCCTCGGTCCTGCGGGTGCGCGAGCAGGACGGCGATCTCGTCGAGAACGCCGTCCGCGAAAACGTGCGCCGGATGGTCGCCTTCCTGCGCACCGATCCGATCATCGCCGAGCCGTTGAAGTCTCGCTCGGTCATCGTGGTCGGCGCCCGCTTCGATCTCGACGACGGCGTCGTCGAGTTCTTGGAAGAAGCCTAG